From the genome of Ptychodera flava strain L36383 chromosome 13, AS_Pfla_20210202, whole genome shotgun sequence:
atatttctgatttattcaagtatggcgcccgaagggcgcgccgataaatatgaaacatcctgatatctctgatatatatgccttgtatattaaagtcatacacctgaagggcatgctgaaaaatgtctgatatattaaagtaatgagcttgaagagcacgctgaaaaatattgaacatacagatatctctgatgtatgtatgcttgatatatgctgaaaaatatgactgattattaaagttacgcgaccgaagggcgcgccgacaaatacaactgaatgatgaaatttgtggctgacactagcattttaggcaatgatgagcctgtgtcaaattcaaaacacactgacccccccccccctaattgggcatttcaaaacatggtgacccccccccccatcaccaaagtcaaaaacagggtgacccccatgaatccaccgcccccaggctgaagaaaactgaccagtcccttagcaaGAATACCAGCACTAGTGGAAATCGACCATGGAATGAGTAATGttcaaatgaatgaaatacGCAAAGCTTAGTTACCTTTGATATCTAGGATGTCAGTGTCATCGTACTTTACATCAGCGTTCATGAGATGAAAGAACGTCTCATTATACTAATATCCGTTACCATTTATGCATAGAAACGAAGAAAAAAACCAGTCCGACGATGTACTTCATCAAACATTTTGCCTTGTCTAGTTCTAAGTCTCTTTTTAATGAACCTTGTTGTATACCATTTTGCACTGCACACTTCCATCGATCGCGTGTTTACATATCTATCCTCTTTTATGgcatttacattaaaatgcaagaaaaactATCAAGTTTGTAAGATACATTTTGCAATTATCGTCTTTTCTACGTTGGTCAAACCACCGCTGACGAGTATATACGACAGAAAGAGTGAAAAGTCCGGCATGATATCGACGAGTTCATTTAACATACCAGTGCGATGTATCGCTGTAGAATGAGAGTGTGTTGCATGAAATCCAAGACACCCTCCACGACAGCAATGTGACCTGGATTTCCAGGCACTCCATGCTTACAAATATATGTTAGGCCTAACtgtttgttttattgtgatAGTGTTTCATTACAGACAGGGAAGACAACTGCGAGAAAGTGCAATGACTGATACTTGTAGTTGTACACATAATAGCACAGTTTATTTGACCGAATTGTCGGTAAGCTGTTTGTCGACATTGATCTTGCAAAATTCCTATCTCAACATATTAACAGGATTCTTTATTTACCATTTTGAGCTCAATTGTGTTTAACTTTTTGTATTTGTCTATTTCTTTTCTTGTAATTGTTAcataagtctttcaattttctctAAATCTCGTCGAAATTCCAAGCTTTTATTTTTAACACGGCCTGTATATGTGTAGTGTCAAATATGAATTGTCGACAATTGAATTTTACTaccgactagaattcatttgtcaacaataacgatgAACATTGCATGCAATGAGTTTTATTTAAAAGCCATATACTTTGTTTTTCGACACACTTTAGGGAGAAGAAGAAAACGTATTTGTTTTCCAGAACAAcctgatgaaaacaaaattaaaagttataTTTATTGTCCAAAATATCCCACTCCAGCAGAATGAAGATCAGCTGTCATGTTAGTGCGCCCCCAAGTGTGCGATATGAAGATGGCGTGAAACTATAAAAATGATCTAGGAACGAAAAAAATCCATTGCAGTTATCTCATTATACATTGTTTGATATCTATAAACTATTTGTGAATCTTCCTTGATCTGCCATACGAATGATGTGTGTAGTTTATTCCGACGATCTGTCCACTTACGTACTCATCCAACCACATTGTTTCTGTTGTCTTTCATTAACACTCATCTGTGAGGTAGAGACATTGTATATGAAAGATCAGAATCCACATCACATAAAATTTTAGTAGTGAAAATTTGTTCCTCTTTTACTGATGAATCGCTCAGGATCCGTTGCAAACAATTTCGAATGTCATTGAATCGATCTTTAGAAGTTTTCCCGCCACGTCATGATGCATGAGCAGCACTTTTCAGGTGTATTCGACACATACGGAAATGAAAACTTACATGTATGATACAAAAAATGAGCCACTGTTTCTGATTGACGAATCATTTACTCTACACCGGATACCCGCTGCAATCTCATTCTATGAGGGGAATCTTTCCATCGAGAAGACACTGTTAAGTTTTACCTGGCTTCCAGCATAGTTAGATCAAGAAAACTGGATCTTCGTCGTTTAGGCATGAACGTTTGATATGATACAGCGAAAATCATCACAGTGACaaactaaataaaatttttcatttattttgtgagCACTATGAGATACGCAGATTAAAGTTTTATCACAATTCGACTTTATAGCCTGCTGGATTCGTTCTTCAAGCGAGCGATTAATGATTATGGATTGCAAAGTGGGCTAGAGCTCTAACTATTTATTAAGAAAACTATAGTGTTATGGATCATGAATAGGTCACTACAGACATATGGTAACGAACAATCGCCGCTTCTAGTCTCATGAATGAAATGCATTTTGGAGTCAGAGAAAACAGACGTTGAAATTGGTATCAGTACCGTCACCTAGCAATGGTAAGAACAGTTATCAATCATgacatcaataattcatcattGAATACCACAAACGTTTCCTttcatgcaaattaaaaaatactgtACATTGACATTAACCGTAAATTGAAGAATTTGATCTTTTATTACCTGCATATTCACAGATGTACGCCTTCTTCTTAAAGTGACAATAATCGTCGTCAAATTCCCAATTTCTCACTTTCCTGCAGGGATATATGATGATCAAAATTGAGATGCATTATTATATTGCAGTGAATTGATCAATTTACAATCACATAACACAATGACAAATATGGTATCTAGTGTAAAACCACGCTTTAGCTGAACAGAAATTATACATTGCTGTTAAGCCTGAGAGTGCACATAGAGCATTTCAACACCGATAGAAAAATACGTCTTTTAATATTTTCCGATTAATGGTGACGTTAATTTTGACCTTTTAATGACTTGCCATTTAGAAGTATTAAGAGACCCGTGCACTATGGGTCATCCAACTTCTTGTGGCGATGTTTTGAAGGCACGTTATCAAGCTTTTCACATTTTCGCCGACGCAGAAGCTACAAATTTAATTGGTTATCTTTTAACCCGACAAAATTTATCATCCGTGAATGCTAACATAAAATTTCATTCTTCCATCATCCAATGTTGACATGATGCTATCCCCTACCCTTGAAATGTAATGTACTTGGCCTGCTGTCTATTAACCACGGATGTAATCTTCTTTTATTCAAGAACGTTGCTCTGACAGGTAGCTTTATCTATGTGCAGTGAAAATCATCACCTTACTGTGACCGATAATTACTTCATTCTGACTGTGGCtatattcatttcatttcactgtCTGACTATTGTTCGTAAACGGGAAATTGGAAAATGTTATTAACCACATACGTATTATGAAGTCAAATTTCTCGGTATCGTATTTCAAGGGCGAATATTTGAATTAACCGTTtagtttgatatttgatatgctAAGACCCCATACCACCAAACAATGTTTTTGATTTACAATTACCGTAAATCGGTATTTATGAAACCACTGGAACATATAAATGATCGTGTATTCTTGTACCTATTAAATatgaatgctatttttgaacaaaaaactgaTACCACAGTTTACAGACAGTGTATAAATGCTTGCACGTTGTTGATTCTGTCTTTCTCCATTTTGTACTATGGAATTTCCATCCTGCTCTACAAAGGGCAAAAGGCAACTAGAGGAAAAGGCAGACGGCATTCTTCCTCCTCAATATTGAAACCTTTAAGTTGCTAAGTCTTGACTCGAAGAACGCATGTTTTGTCAAGTCAGCTTTACTTGAAGCCCTGATACAATGCGTTGTTTCATCAACTGAAAGCAactattaaagccccaatagctgcgaatgtgtaataaacaatctcaaaatatcctctgttttccaagagttttctttgaataagactcattaaagactgaaaaagtgtatgtGTCGAAAGTGACacgtaaattcaaacgttttaacatcatgttagatttcccgccattttcaaaaactaatcatgtgacagaggaAATAAGGATTACAACAATTGGCCAtcatgtgttgtgcattcaagtaaatggcatcatgcttgttttgGTATACGacgtgtatgtgcaggaaatactgtgttttttgtacttttccgtggggcgccattttatgaatGCGACACCTGTTTATTATTCAGCCAGTGAGAACGTGtataggcatggtccaaatcagcgagcagtaaTACGTCTATACACCGTCCTTTACTTAGCACATTTACAAGaatcaactttggtttgaaaataaaatcatgaaaataatgcataaaagtCGCAGCTATTGGGGTTTTAAGTTTTCTATCGCGGGTGACCGAGATGAACGAGACGAGGAAAAcaagaatttcaaaacaaatatgtaataaCTTAACTACTTTTCGGGTAATTTTATGTAATTCGTTACTAAAACCTACGTAACGTACCCACCAACACACCGGGATATTACAAAATGAGTAACTGAAATTTAGAGACACGCAACGGTGACAACAAAACAAATCGTTTTAACTTAGAGTGCTCTATATCTCTGTGTGTGATGAATTCAAAGTGTTAATGAATACTGAGTGATAATTACATGGTGAGTATGGTAATACGTTTAAAATGTTACAGAACTGTAACCAATTTTGAACAGATGGGTTTATTACCTTCGAGTTATTTTATCAATAAATTatattattaacccttttcctgccagacagtatcacttcccatcagccaagtcagtaaaaagcggtattgagccaaaacatgacgtattttcacccacttggcttggacTGTTAtggcatctttagtccaaaaaaacaaagtttacaatatttatgttttcaacagctttcaaatgtacagtattatgttaaaatacaccatatggaatatgttgtgtttcattaattttaaccatcttgacctggtggtgaaatatggacttggcaggaaaaggattaATATTACTCGAGTTTCGACGCATCGTAATCCGGTGCTGAAATGAACACACGATTGATATCGTTGCCTAAAGACTTCCAGAAACATTATATACAAGATTGTCACGTAAAATCTTGAAACTGTTATCgataaaaatataacaataCCACTATTTGACATGCCGATTAAGACTGACCAAATACGAAATTCTTGTCCTTGTAGATTTGAGAGACAAGACATCAACAGAACACTGTGCAGTGCATCTACAACTCTATAGGAGTACGTTTCAGTGCCAAACGCGACGGTAATGTACACGTTTGCGAGTTCGTTGTTATGTGTATAAATTACGCGCGTTTTTCTGCACTTgcttttaatttcatttattcGGTATCTCGCACATCACAGTTTCAATGTGGTCTTATATAAATTGCAAAAACTGCTGATGCATATTTTGCAGCTTATTAATACAAATAATCTATTGTTCGTGATTTATATGCATCTTCTTTTAAGACATCTGCTAGACAAAGAACTTTCATTTACTGTGACATCTGCTAGACAAAGAACTTTCATTTACTGTGACATCTGCTAGACAAAGAACTTTCATTTACTGTGACATCTGCTAGACAAAGAACTTTCATTTACTGTGACATCTGCTGGACAAAGAACTTTCATTTACTGTGACATCTGCTAGACAGAGAACTTTCATTTACCGTGACATCTGCTAGACAGAGAACTTTCATTTACTGTGACATCTGCTAGACAAAGAACTTTCATTTACTGTGACATATGCTAGACAAAGAACTTTCATTTACTGTGACATATGCTAGACAAAGAACTTTCATTTACTGTGACATCTGCTAGACAGAGAACTTTCATTTACTGTGACATCTGCTAGACAAAGAACTTTCATTTACTGTGACATCTGCTAGACAAAGAACTTTCATTTACTGTGACATATGCTAGACAAAGAACTTTCATTTACTGTGACATATGCTAGACAAAGAACTTTCATTTACTTGGACATCTGCTAGACAGAGAACTTTCATTTACTGTGACATCTGCTAGACAAAGAACTTTCATTTACTGTGACATCTGCTAGACAAAGAACTTTCATTTACTGTGACATATGCTAGACAAAGAACTTTCAATCTGCTGGAAAAAGAACTTTCATTTACTGTGACATCTGCTAGACAAAGAACTTTCATTTACTGTGACATCTGCTAGACAAAGAACTTTCATTTACTGTGACATCTGCTAGACAAAGAACTTTCATTTACTGTGACATATGCTAGACAAAGAACTTTCATTTACTGTGACATCTGCTAGACAAAGAACTTTCATTTACTGTGACATCTGCTAGACAAAGAACTTTCATTACTGTGACATCTGCTAGACAAAGAACTTTCATTACTGTGACATATACTAGACAAAGAACTTTCATTTACTGTGCCATATGCTAGACAAAGAACTTTCATTTACTGTGACATCTGCTGGACAAAGAACTTTCATTTACTGTGACATATGCTAGACAAAGAACTTTCAATCTGCTggacaaataactttcatttactgTGACATCTGCTAGACAAAGAACTTTCATTTACTGTGACATATACTAGACAAAGAACTTTCATTTACTGTGACATCTGCTGGACAAAGAACTTTCATTTACTGTGACATATGCTAGACAAAGAACTTTCAATCTGCTggacaaataactttcatttactgTGACATCTGCTAGACAAAGAACTTTCATTTACTGTGACATATACTAGACAAGAACTTTCATTTACTGTGACATCTGCTGGACATAGAAACTTTCATTTACTGGACATCTGCTGGACAAAGAACCTTCATTTACTGTGATATCTGCAGGATAAAGAACTTTCATTTACCATGATATCTGCTGGACAAAGAACTTTCATGTACTGTGACATATACTAGACAaagaactttcattttctgtgacaTCTGCTAAACAAAGAACTTTCGTTAACGTTGACATCTGCTAAACAAAGAACTTTCGTTAACGTTGACATCTGCTGGACAGAGAACTTTCATTTACTGTGACATATACTAGACAAGAACTTTCATTTACTGTGACATCTGCTGGACAAAGAACTTTCATTTACTGTGACATCTGCTAGACAAAGAACTTTCATTTACTGTGACATCTGCTGGACAAAGAACTTTCATTTACTGTGACATCTGCTAGACAAAGAACTTTCATTTACTGTGACATCTGCTAAACAAAGAACTTTCATTAACGTTGACATCTGCTGGACAGAGAACTTTCATTTACTGTGACATCTGCTGGACAAAGAACTTTCATTTACTGTGACATCTGCTGGACAAAGAACTTTCATTTACTGTGACATCTGCTGGACAAAGAACTTTCATTTACTGTGACATCTGCTAGACAAAGAACTTTCATTTACTGTGACATCTGCTAGACAAAGAACTTTCATTTACTGTGACATCTGCTAGACAAAGAACTTTCATTTACTGTGACATCTGCTGGACAAAGAACTTTCATTTACTGTGACATCTGCTGGACAAAGAACTTTCATTTACTCTGACATCTGCTAGACAAAGAACTTTCATTTACTGTGACATCTGCTAGACAAAGAACTTTCATTTACTGTGACATCTGCTAGACAAAGAACTTTCATTTACTGTGACATCTGCTAGACAAAGAACTTTTGTTTACTTTGACATCTGCTAGACAAAGAACTTTCATTTACTCTGACATCTTCTAGACAAAGAACTTTCATTTACTGTGACATCTGCTAGACAAAGAACTTTCATTTACTGTGCTACTGTTCTTTGGACCATATTACCCCTTATATaggaaatgttgaaaatgtgttcaaaatcgACTGCTTGGTCTTTTGTTCACTAAATTTAAGTATGAAGGCtcttcctcagattactttttCCATCTGTCCCCATTTGTGTCATATGTATTTTACTCAGTACAGATGATTTTCTACTGATGATGTATTTTTGAGGGCTCTGATAAATTACAATCAGTTTGTAACTCAATTTAAATAAAgtgtaagtaaataaatatgtaatattAGTTTAATGTTTGCTAGCCCCTTTTCCTTTTCAATTCGCTCCCCCTGTTTTGTcttatatgtttgtttttttgtaagcGCTAATCATGCATCACCACAACACTGTCCTTGTGGCAAACCAGCTTTTCGACTAGGAAACATGCATAGGAGACATGCACACAGAGAGTAAAACCTACCAAAATGCTGTACTTCAATACATCATACAAAGAAAAGACTTGTTTATTCAAATCATCACTTGATAAGTTGCAGGTATTTAATTGAGAAATTTAACTGATTCTTCCAATTTCAGTAGAGCGAAGGTACATGGGAACACATGTACCTGTAATTTAATTACAAGTGCTTACCAAAGTTGAACGCAATCTTGGCCATGACAACTGTCCTTCTTCAAGTCGTTGTTAGGATTATTTCCAGACCATGGATGGAAGTCGCCGAGTGCTTCTCCATCCAGCCAATAGAAATCACCCTCTTGCGATAAGTCATTCAGACCTATCCATACTCCACGGCTTATATCTGCTGTGACGTCAGGATTGTTTGCGAAGAAGTCTCTTAGAAACTGAAATGTTTCTGAGTCTTTAACGGATGCTAATTGCCCTCCGTCTGCGACACAATCATCTCTGGCACTCGTCCAGATTTCTGCGGGATTTGTATGAATGCTGAAAAGCCGTCCGTCTGAAGGATGACACACTTCTAGATAGACAGGAGAGAAAGTTGTATCgaggattaattgattgattgattaattgatggatggatggatggctggatggatggatggatggatggatataaGCGCGACAGAAAGTACGTTATTTTCTACTaatggtggtgatggtgatgattgttgttgttgttgttgttgttgttgttgttgttgttgtgttgttgttgttctcgTGCTCGATTTTTTACACTTCACGCTGGCAGGGTACTTTTTGTTATCCCCATATAACCGAAGTTTTCTCTCTTCTCACTTACGTGTTATTTTGAGCAATGTGATGCGATGTGGTATCCCATGGTGACTTATAAATCTAATAAAAAATTGCTTTTGCCGcctattttaaatttttgtctgattttttctgtctttttttccTACAAGCCATCTTCAACATAATGGCAAATATGGTATATAATGTAAAACCACCATTCAGCTTAACAGAAATCATACATGGCTAATTTTGTTTAATAACAACTTTCACAACTTTTAGGTAAGTATAGATGTACCAGAACACAGCAATGAAAGTTTTATGCATACATTAAATGTCAGTTGTATCAATGGACATTACATTGGTTGTCCTcatcaattattttcaaatatatcggaCGCATGTCCTTCAATGCGATAACAATCGGGTTCACATCATTTTGTAAGCTAAATTTGGGAATGCCTTTAATTAATTAAAAGCATGAGGCAATGGACAAAAGGACACAGCTATTGGTGCGTTTAGGCACGATTGACTACTTGATTTTTAACACTGTATGAAACTCTGCTATTAATTTgtcaatattgattttttttatcaacagtTGCTGCACACGGTGTACACATTCACAAATACAAGATGCTAGGGTCAAGAATTGAGCAAGTTGGTACTTACCATTGATAGTTCGTTCCTGTAATTATGTTGTCAGAGAGAGAAGAGGAATGGTGAGAAACGCCCCTCTATTGCAATTACTCACT
Proteins encoded in this window:
- the LOC139147150 gene encoding perlucin-like protein: MDVYRCSLVLLLMGTPVVFSNVVSRQERTINEVCHPSDGRLFSIHTNPAEIWTSARDDCVADGGQLASVKDSETFQFLRDFFANNPDVTADISRGVWIGLNDLSQEGDFYWLDGEALGDFHPWSGNNPNNDLKKDSCHGQDCVQLWKVRNWEFDDDYCHFKKKAYICEYADEC